Within the Syngnathus scovelli strain Florida chromosome 6, RoL_Ssco_1.2, whole genome shotgun sequence genome, the region CGGTTCTCCGTGTGGACGCTGTGGCACACGCGGGACTCGTCCAGCCAGTACTCGCTGGGCTTGAGCGGTCGCCCCGCCGCTCCTCGGATGGGACGCCTGCAGGTGGCGCTGGGAGTAAAACGAGCAATGTAAAAAAACACTTTCGAGTGGATAAGCGGGCGTCAGccagcggccggccggccggctaccTGATGCCTGTCGGCGTGCTGATTTCATTGGCCAGGATGTCTTCCACCACGCTCTCGCTGAGTTTGACGGGGGCGTCGCCGGCCGCCTCCGGCACCTGGACATTTGCAAGCGTTTAGTGGCAGCGCCTACAAAACGTTAGCCACTGGACACGCTGGAGCGCCGCGTCGACCTTGGTTTGCCGTCTGCTGCCGCTCCGCACGGCGACAGGAGTTTTCCCTCTGCTGCGCACGAGCTTCTCTACGACGGGAACCGACTCCGGTGGTTCGGCGCTGGTCATTTCCTCTGCATCGCGCGCAAAATTCATTCGATAAATAAGTGGATGCAGCGGAAACTGAAACAACATGTAGTTGTGCGTGCACACGtgtatagacaaaaaaaaaaaaaaaaaagaagacaattgAGAGAATTGCCCCTGACGTTGTCGCTTAAATTCTTACTGAACTGACCGGGTGCCATTTGTAACATGTTTCACTTGAAAACTTTGCTGTCTGCAATGCGGATCAAATTGTGTATCCCTCGCCGATAAGTGAAGTATCAATCCATCCCCGATCAATAGCTACCGTCTTCCTTGTCGCTGTACTGGTCAGAGTTGGTGTTGCCGTTCTGATCGGCGTCGGCTTTGGGGAGCGCGGTGATGTCGGCAGGGGCCTCGGCCGCCAACTCTCCCAGAAGCTTCTGCAGCTTCTTCTCGTACAACTTGCGCGACGAGCCTGCAAACACGCAAATGACGCAAAATGGCCAAGATCCGTTATGCACTTGATAAACATACAAAGCCGGCCGGGTTTCGCACATTCTTGCAGGGACTTTTTGAACACATTTTCGCATTCCACGGGTCAACTTCTTTAAGAAGCAAAGCAATCAGTTGCTCATTCAAATCCAAGAGTGGCAAAACAGGCAGGCGGACATGTCATTTCAAAGAGCTACAAAGTCAAGTCTATTCAGGGGGATATTTTTGGCGGTtaccggacggacggacggacggacggacggcagcAACTTACCCACGATGGGTCCCGCGTCCACTCCATACTTGGCGAGTTGCTGTCTGAGGTCATCATCGGTGAGTTCCGTCACCTCCACCTCTATGCGAGGTTTGTCCGTCTTCTTGGTGGCTTTCTGCACACGCACAGCACGTTGTAAAGGCGCGAGCGCTTCAATCGGTGCACAAAGACCACCGGGCACGCATT harbors:
- the tmpob gene encoding thymopoietin b; amino-acid sequence: MAEFLEDPSVLTKDKLKIELAANNVALPSGEHKKEVYVQLYLKNLTAQNSKRSPPADTFSSDDELPTPVVSNRSRSGRKATKKTDKPRIEVEVTELTDDDLRQQLAKYGVDAGPIVGSSRKLYEKKLQKLLGELAAEAPADITALPKADADQNGNTNSDQYSDKEDEEMTSAEPPESVPVVEKLVRSRGKTPVAVRSGSRRQTKVPEAAGDAPVKLSESVVEDILANEISTPTGISATCRRPIRGAAGRPLKPSEYWLDESRVCHSVHTENRSYSESFSRGAAPSLATVVPAQRGVLSLLLKLALLVAVLCGLLFVAQQNVEAAHVLLDDAAVRFRDVARQAAAYLGLGDGSEA